The Ahaetulla prasina isolate Xishuangbanna chromosome 7, ASM2864084v1, whole genome shotgun sequence genome segment cttccgagggcagtaaaatgaggacccagattgttgggggccataggctgacattgtaaaccatttagagagggctgtaaagcattatgaagcagtgtatactgtattttttggagtataagacgcacctttctcccccaaaaaagaggatgaaaatctgggtgcgtcttatactctgaatgtagcccatgcagcttctcaaacggaggtttcagaggctgaaagaagcttcagaaaaaaagccccaaacagagcttcagaggttttttttctgaagctatttcagagacagaaaaaaaagagaagcaaggcacagagctcacaaccaaggaaccgttgctaaaattcacctctggggacagctgattgggggtattctgggaggccgatccacctgccaatcagcttttttcttattttcctccccaaaaactaaggcgcgtcttatgctccaaaaaatacggtctAAGGGCTATTGTTAGTGCCATAATctccagggcaaggccaaacgaaTTAAATGAAACAAGTAGAAATTTCCTGTTCGGTTCTATTGAACTCATAAAAGCAAAAAACTCCCAGTTCACAATATTTAATTTTCCAAAAATAGCCAAAGCTTTATGGGCGGATATACGCAGAATGTCTTTTTGTATGCTTTTACCCatcaccttattttttttttctttcttctattctAGGGCATCTCTTTTTCTGTTCCGGCTACTGACCTACCAAGGCTGTTTAAATGAGAATGTCCTTGGCCCAGAGGGTGCTACTCACATGGCTCTTTACGTTACTGTTCCTGATCATGTTGGTGTTAAAACTGGATGAAAAGGCGCCCTGGAACTGGTTTCTCATATTTATTCCCGTTTGGATATTTGATACCATTCTTCTAGTGATGATCATCGTGAAAATGGCTCGCCGCTGTAAGTCCGGCTACGATCCTCGCAACGGCTCTCAGAACCTCAAGAAAAAAGCATGGTACCTGACGGCGATGCTTCTAAAGCTGGCCTTCTGTCTCGCCCTGTGCGCAAAACTGGAACAATTTACCGCCATGAAACTTTATTATGTCTTTATTCCCCTTTGGATCCTGCTAATTGGAGGGATGATAGAACTCGGCTATAATATTTTCTACGGAAGGAGGGACTAagctttttttgttctgttttgttttcacaTTCCTGTGCAACACTGCTACGAGCTTTACCGCCTCTAAAAGGAATTATTTAAAATAGGCATTTGCTCTGCAAGCTGTTAAGAGGTGATTCTTCAGTATGCGAAGCGGAGCCATCTGATGTCCATGTACATATTGTAAATAAAACAACCTCATATTTTCTGTGGTTTCCACGTTTTAAGTTCTTGCGTCTGATGTGTCTAGCGAGGGAGTCGCGGTACACAAATTTGCAATTACACAGCAGTAGACCAGAACCCTTCATATTTTTGCTGCTGTTTCAGCTATTCTACTCAGATCACCAAACTTTCCAGTGTGTACAATTCCAGAATCCCTTAGCAAATGTATTAATAACCCTGGTAATTAAAATCTGCGCTTCAGGGCATCCAAATTGCAGaaggcagtttttttaaaaaggtatccAAGCAGATGAACAAATCCTtgcatataataaaaaaataaatagaagtaaaatgagaatgggggggaggagaagggaaagaggaaaaagtgtAGGATAAATGGGAAAAGACAGCCCTTtctgtgcagtagaataaggcaacTGCATACAATCTCAactttttaaaggtaaaggtttcccctggcCGGCTGTCTGCGACTGTTGGGTAtggagctcatctccgtttcttgacTGAGGGAGCCAGTATTGcccaaagacattttccatgatcatctggccagcatggctataggcCAAAAATGCACagaacgccgttaccttcccaccgaagtggtacctctttctctacttgcatttgcatcctTTTCAAAGTGGTGCGgtgggcctagaggtggagctctcacctcagaatcgggaggctgtgagttcgatcctaggtagaggcagatatttctctccctctctctgggaacaatgagaatatatctgctgaacaaaactccgcattggtgacaggaagggcatccggccagcaaatactctgctagctccattcagttgcccagactctaccctgcaagggattatggggtcgatAAATTTGCATCCTTTCAAAGTTGCTAGGTGGGtaggagctgaggcaaggaacgggagctcacccccactGTACagagcttgggtctcgaacctgggctgccagccTTCCACCTGACAAGCACCCCTTCGCCTACAATCAACCAACTCTATAATATGTTCAATACTAGCAGCATTAAGTACCATTAGGTGTGGAATTTGTCTCCTGTGAACCTTGTGGTTTCTTGTTTCCAATAGGGGACGGGCTTTATCCTGCTAGGAGTTTGCGTACAGTTGCTATGGAATGATGACTGCCGAGCTGTATTTGCACGACATTTAACCGGGTCAAGGTAGAGATTGGTGTGTAACTTGAAACAAACGTCAAATAACCATTTCAGGCGCCGATCAAGCCTTTCCTTACGACGCCGTGCAAACTTATCAACTTATTAACAGCCCCTTCCAACTTCTAAGCAAGAAACGACATTCTAGGGAAACTTTCTGACAACGGGGATTTTTGGAGTTCCCAGTTTCCATTTTACTTCCCTCGCAGCCGCACGGTGGGAAAAGCGGCAAAAGAGAATTGGCAGCAGCTGAAAGAACTGGTGGGGGTGTTGTGTTGAACTGTGGTGTCAAAGAGAAGTTGGATGATTTAACATTGTCTGAAAAAGGCTTCCTACATAGCAGTTGGCcgttcctcatttagcaactcggATATTCTGTTAACACATATGAATAGAATTGAAATTGATTTGCGCAGGTATTCATTAAATTCAGAGCTGGGGGATTCCGATAGCAAAACGAAAATCAGAAAACCATGAGAAAACGGATGGTTTCACagccaagtctttttttttttttatccatttgaaaGCAGCAGTAAAATTACTCAAGTGTACAAAAACTATAAAACTGTACCGCGCCGGGTACAGCGTTCCGTAACTTCTACCCTCGTCCCATAAATCCCGTAAAAAGTTCCTGAATTATAGGAGAATCTGGAAGAGAACGTGAAAGATTTTATAGCTAAATAGATCTGAAGAATTCGAGCAGGTTACCTTTCCGTTTGTGCACCAACTTCTGTCAATTTTCACTGTTGTCCTCAGGCATTTCTGCTTTCCAAACTACATCCGTAATCTTCCTTTCTCAACAAGTTGTAAATTCAGCATTAAATAATCTCAGAAGCGCCTGATGGCCAATGCTCAGTTTTTGCACACTCTGGCATCACTTATCGGAAGCCAAAACTTAAATGCCGTGCGTATCCACTTACAAAGGATTGTATATTGAGTTGTAGGTATTTCAGTTACACCCTCCCATTTAAGAGAAGTTATTGGGCAGTATACAAGGATAATAAAAACTAGTTTGTTCCTGAACATAACTGGGAACAGGAAGCAACACCTCTATCATTTTTCGCTATAATCGTCTTGAGGATTTTTCATTTTGGCCATTATGAAAATGTGTCATAAAAACATGAGAATATTGGTTACCGGACAGCTAGTAGGCATAAGATGTTCTTTATAAACCATTCAGCTAAGCAGagagaatatatattttcatGCCGTTAATGAAAGCAACTCATAAAGATGATGGAACATTTTTTCCTCCCTACTTTGGTAACCTAAGAAATTTAATAATGACGGGTGAGTATCTATCTTCCAACTCTTCGGGAAAAAAGGCCTAGCTGGTGAAAattgttttttaagaaaatgttgaagggaTGGATAACGCTGTTGGCTGTAGGAATTTGGAAACAGACTCTCTTAGAGAATCCGGTGTCTACTCGAGAGAAAGTGTGCTACGAATGCCCAGTCTGTGGAAGAGCTCACTTTTTAAGTCAACATGGTTTAATCATGTTTCAAGATTAACTGAGAAATGTAAACTCTTGAGAGTTACTTAACTTCCTGCTAAGACGGGAGACGGAACTAATTCCAGGGACTGGGTATATTAGTAACACCGTTGCCCGAGTTGACCCCTACAATCCATGGAGTCATTTCCTGGCCCAAATACAAGAGGAAAAGGCTGCCATCTGCTGGGCTGCTGAtcatctaaagcagaggtctccaaccttggcaactttaagacttgtggacttcaattcccagaattcctcagccagctttgctggctgagatattctgggagttgaagtccacaagtcttaaaagttgccaaggttggagacccctgatctaaagacaGGGATGTGtgtccaattttggcaactttttgtggacttccaactgccagaattccccactgCCAgtatgactggctggggaattctgggagttgaagtccacgggtcttaaaAGCTGCTAAGGTTGGATAACCTCAGATATTGCTG includes the following:
- the TMEM60 gene encoding transmembrane protein 60 — encoded protein: MRMSLAQRVLLTWLFTLLFLIMLVLKLDEKAPWNWFLIFIPVWIFDTILLVMIIVKMARRCKSGYDPRNGSQNLKKKAWYLTAMLLKLAFCLALCAKLEQFTAMKLYYVFIPLWILLIGGMIELGYNIFYGRRD